In Molothrus aeneus isolate 106 chromosome 13, BPBGC_Maene_1.0, whole genome shotgun sequence, a genomic segment contains:
- the MINAR1 gene encoding major intrinsically disordered Notch2-binding receptor 1 has product MESNQESSLFLVKILEELDTKQNTVSYQDLCKSLCARFDLSQLAKLRSVLFYTACLDPNFPATLFKDKMRCTVNNQQSKKIMVAADIVTIFNLIQMNGGVAKEKLPVARHKVKKKESFESCRSDTEICNMADCVPDCVPNCELNDQDFNRGFPVRRSSKCRKMDCKDCQQFVPSSEPNFLLGVNKDMKGRAASLDRLQALASYSIATSPPCEMQSTYFPMNIENESISDQDSLPISAGLKEAFISNDEPFMMQSCVQKRNIFKEDFHNLITISPNLIPSNKAPEDGHREPQNRKESSKQTFFNHSFEMPYSSQYLNPIYSPIPDKRRVKHESLDDLQASTYFGPTTVLGPQETKKWTGKPTKQTAWPAKSWSLNTEEVPDFECSFFNRKQSEEKPRYQSSSNPSPNFPSVDRHQSYLNAKDQQPIMQANYAVKPNGHKPKEIPSILDVEKHEPVKKFKDKSINCTSVQILSIDRTMSVGTQTEQQVLEHKKCKDLCAAGQAKYGERHSLKQSDDDSEIVSDDISDIFRFLDDMSISGSTGVMQSSCYNSTGSLSQVHKSDCESSPEHNLTKISNGSACNKLDKVVRADVSNTDDELKTSVCKLVLRIGEIEKKLESLSGVREEISQVLGKLSKLDQKIQQPEKVSVQIDLNSLTSDAASDESNSPQIFQCHNTPHGGKLENNPEWCCSDASGSNSESLRVKALKKSLFTRRSSRSLTEENSATESKIASISNSPRDWRAITYTNQVGITEEEVKERDGGENKDWHRKSKEADRQYEIPQPHRLSKQPKDAFLIEQVFSPHPYPASLKSHMKSNPLYTDMRLTELAEVKRAQPSWTIEEYTRNSGDKGKIAALDLQTQESLNPNNLEYWMEDIYTPGYDSLLKRKEAEFRRAKVCKIAALIAAAACTVILVIVVPICTMKS; this is encoded by the exons ATGGAGTCCAACCAGGAATCCTCACTCTTCCTGGTGAAGATATTGGAGGAGCTGGACACAAAGCAGAATACTGTTTCTTACCAGGATCTCTGCAAGTCCCTGTGTGCAAGGTTTGATTTATCCCAGTTGGCCAAGCTCAGAAGCGTGCTGTTTTACACTGCTTGCCTGGATCCTAATTTCCCAGCGACTTTGTTCAAAGACAAAATGAGATGCACTGTAAACAATCAGCAATCAAAGAAAATCATGGTTGCAGCAGATATAGTAACGATATTCAACCTCATACAAATGAACGGGGGAGTGGCCAAGGAGAAGCTTCCAGTTGCAAGGCACaaagtgaagaagaaggagtccTTCGAGTCCTGCAGGTCTGACACAGAGATCTGCAATATGGCAGACTGTGTGCCTGACTGCGTGCCCAACTGTGAGCTCAACGACCAGGACTTTAACCGGGGCTTTCCTGTCAGAAGGTCTTCAAAATGCAGAAAGATGGACTGCAAAGACTGCCAGCAGTTTGTCCCCTCATCAGAACCCAACTTCTTGCTTGGTGTTAATAAGGACATGAAGGGCCGGGCTGCCTCTCTGGACAGGCTGCAGGCACTGGCGTCCTACTCCATTGCCACGTCCCCACCATGTGAGATGCAGAGTACCTACTTCCCCATGAACATTGAAAATGAATCTATTTCAGACCAGGATTCCTTGCCTATAAGTGCAGGCTTAAAAGAAGCTTTCATTTCAAATGACGAGCCGTTCATGATGCAGTCGTGTGtccagaaaagaaatatattcaAAGAAGATTTTCATAATCTGATTACAATATCTCCCAACTTAATACCATCCAACAAAGCACCAGAAGATGGGCACAGAGAGCCTCAGAACAGGAAAGAAAGCTCTAAGCAGACTTTCTTCAACCACAGCTTTGAAATGCCATACAGCAGCCAGTACTTGAATCCAATTTATTCTCCTATACCGGACAAAAGGCGAGTGAAGCATGAAAGTTTAGATGATCTTCAAGCTTCAACATATTTTGGCCCAACTACTGTTCTTGGACCACAGGAAACCAAAAAGTGGACTGGAAAGCCAACCAAGCAAACTGCCTGGCCAGCTAAAAGCTGGAGTTTAAATACTGAGGAGGTCCCTGACTTTGAATGCTCATTTTTTAATAGGAAGCAGTCTGAAGAGAAACCACGATACCAGAGTTCGAGCAACCCATCTCCAAACTTTCCTTCAGTTGACAGGCATCAGTCCTACCTAAATGCAAAGGATCAGCAACCAATAATGCAGGCAAACTATGCTGTGAAACCCAACGGGCATAAACCTAAGGAAATTCCTTCCATTCTAGATGTGGAGAAACATGAGCCAGTCAAAAAGTTTAAGGATAAAAGCATTAACTGTACTTCTGTGCAGATCTTAAGCATTGACAGGACCATGAGTGTTGGGACACAAACGGAGCAGCAGGTTCTGGAGCACAAGAAATGCAAAGATTTGTGTGCAGCAGGCCAAGCCAAGTACGGCGAGCGGCACTCTCTGAAGCAGTCAGATGATGACTCTGAAATCGTGAGCGATGATATCAGTGacattttcaggtttttggATGACATGAGTATCAGCGGGTCCACGGGAGTGATGCAGTCCTCATGCTACAACAGCACTGGTTCCTTGTCTCAGGTGCATAAATCAGACTGTGAGAGCTCACCTGAGCACAATTTGACTAAGATCTCCAATGGGAGTGCCTGTAACAAACTGGATAAAGTGGTCAGGGCAGATGTGAGTAACACAGACGATGAACTGAAAACGAGTGTCTGCAAATTAGTCTTGAGGATCGGTGAAATAGAGAAGAAACTGGAATCTCTCTCAGGTGTCCGAGAAGAAATCTCTCAAGTCCTGGGAAAATTAAGCAAGCTGGATCAAAAAATCCAGCAGCCAGAGAAGGTCAGTGTACAAATAGATCTCAACTCTTTGACAAGCGATGCCGCATCAGATGAGAGCAACTCCCCGCAGATATTTCAGTGCCACAATACTCCTCATGGAGGCAAACTGGAGAATAATCCAGAATGGTGCTGTTCAGATGCCAGTGGAAGTAATAGTGAGAGTCTTCGAGtaaaagccttaaaaaaaagtttgtttacTAGGAGATCATCAAGATCActaacagaagaaaacagtgcGACCGAATCCAAAATAGCAAGTATTTCAAACTCTCCCCGAGACTGGAGAGCTATTACTTACACCAACCAAGTTGGCATTACAGAGGAGGAAGTGAAAGAGAGagatggaggagaaaataaGGACTGGCACAGGAAATCTAAGGAG GCAGACAGGCAATATGAAATCCCACAGCCACATAGACTCTCTAAACAGCCAAAAGACGCTTTCTTGATTGAACAAGTCTTTAGTCCTCATCCCTACCCTGCATCACTCAAGTCACACATGAAAAGCAACCCTCTCTACACAGACATGAGGTTGACAGAGCTGGCTGAAGTGAAACGTGCCCAGCCATCATGGACCATAGAGGAATACACGAGGAATTCGGGGGATAAAGGCAAGATTGCCGCCTTGGATCTACAA ACTCAAGAATCTTTAAACCCAAACAACTTAGAGTACTGGATGGAAGACATTTACACTCCTGGCTACGATTCCTTGCTGAAACGGAAAGAAGCCGAGTTCAGGAGGGCAAAGGTTTGCAAGATCGCAGCCCTGATCGCGGCGGCCGCTTGCACGGTTATCCTGGTCATCGTGGTGCCCATCTGCACCATGAAATCCTGA